A genome region from Roseofilum capinflatum BLCC-M114 includes the following:
- a CDS encoding CHAT domain-containing protein yields the protein NLDKAIAAYHIALKFYTPDEFPQYYAGTQNNLGTAYSDLASIREKGENLERAIAAFNNALKFRTPDKFPQQYATTQNNLGTAYQELASIREKGENLERAIAAYDNALKFRTPDEFPQYYAGTQNNLGAAYWELASIREKGENLDKAIAAYDNALKFRTPDKYPQQYATTQNNLGAAYGELASIREKGENLGKAIAAYDNALKFYTPDKFPQDYAMTQNNLGNAYWELASIREKGENLERAIRVYRQALMIRRPQSLPLDCLNTARILGDLGFKEGNWNLAIEAYATAIEAVEQSRAWITTDDRRQEIMANSRGVYANIIQAHVNLEQYDKALEYADRSRSKHLVDLMHSNDLYQGGEIPEAVQALLQRYEALQTAINQKRQPPQNSSDNKTVATTRQTFETFVQDIEALEAEKQQVWQALRRQDPVLAGSKEVAPLSFTEMQKLLPDATTALLSFYTNDEETLIFILYKDKPTQCHRCPEQGIQNLQVWLGENWTIPYANYIYKDNSQWRDNMVELLHQLTKRLNLNHLIQTHLQGIEELIIVPHLVLHQIPFAALPLSAPTPHPHPQALPEESRKPGGTPKTPKRKQTATRYLGDEFRIRLIPSCRILQYCQERPPLKEPALGIVADATEDLPFTPFECQTIAQAHKVPASRYLRGKQATVDQYKTLLQTVGRLHSSHHAAYDWQNPLNSKLLLADGDLTLGLLLTPGWRMPDVEEIFTSCCEVNFTAANPSDDPLTLAAGFLCAGARAVITTQWAVADLGSALLAILYDQKRNSGVSRSAALQQAQQELRSLTGQALEARYKTQLSDYLQKRYGQDRERLGKLTYGLSRLYSSDTDTPFADPYYWAGFVVQGMN from the coding sequence AATTTAGACAAGGCGATCGCGGCTTACCACATTGCCCTGAAGTTCTACACACCCGACGAATTTCCTCAATACTACGCAGGAACGCAAAATAATCTGGGGACTGCCTACTCTGACCTTGCCTCAATTCGGGAGAAGGGGGAGAATTTAGAGAGGGCGATCGCCGCTTTCAACAACGCCCTGAAATTCCGCACACCGGACAAATTTCCCCAACAGTACGCCACCACGCAAAATAATCTGGGGACTGCCTACCAAGAGCTTGCCTCAATTCGGGAGAAGGGGGAGAATTTAGAGAGAGCGATCGCAGCTTACGACAACGCCCTCAAGTTCCGCACACCCGACGAATTTCCTCAATACTACGCAGGAACGCAAAATAATCTGGGGGCTGCCTACTGGGAGCTTGCCTCAATTCGGGAGAAGGGGGAGAATTTAGACAAGGCGATCGCAGCTTACGACAACGCCCTCAAGTTCCGCACACCCGACAAATATCCCCAACAGTACGCCACCACGCAAAATAATCTGGGGGCTGCCTACGGAGAGCTTGCCTCAATTCGGGAGAAGGGGGAGAATTTAGGGAAGGCGATCGCCGCTTACGACAATGCCCTGAAGTTCTACACACCGGACAAATTTCCCCAAGATTACGCCATGACGCAAAATAATCTGGGGAATGCCTACTGGGAACTTGCCTCAATTCGGGAGAAGGGGGAGAATTTAGAGAGGGCGATCCGAGTGTATCGTCAGGCGTTAATGATTCGCCGCCCTCAAAGTTTACCGTTAGATTGTCTCAACACTGCGAGAATTTTAGGCGACCTTGGCTTCAAAGAAGGCAACTGGAACCTTGCTATTGAAGCCTATGCTACCGCTATCGAAGCCGTGGAACAAAGTCGCGCTTGGATAACCACAGACGATCGCCGCCAAGAAATCATGGCAAACTCTAGGGGAGTCTACGCCAATATTATCCAAGCCCATGTCAACCTGGAGCAATACGACAAAGCCTTGGAATATGCCGATCGCAGCCGCTCCAAACATCTGGTAGACTTAATGCACAGTAACGACCTCTATCAAGGGGGCGAGATTCCCGAAGCCGTGCAAGCCTTACTCCAGCGCTACGAAGCCTTGCAAACCGCAATCAACCAAAAACGCCAACCTCCCCAAAACTCCAGCGACAACAAAACCGTTGCCACCACTCGCCAAACCTTCGAGACATTTGTCCAGGATATCGAAGCCTTAGAAGCGGAAAAACAACAGGTTTGGCAAGCACTGCGCCGTCAAGATCCCGTTTTAGCCGGTTCTAAGGAAGTCGCTCCCCTGAGCTTCACCGAGATGCAGAAGCTGCTCCCGGATGCTACCACCGCTCTGCTCAGTTTCTACACGAATGATGAGGAGACATTGATCTTTATCCTCTACAAGGATAAACCCACCCAATGCCACCGTTGCCCAGAACAAGGAATTCAGAACTTGCAAGTTTGGTTAGGCGAAAACTGGACAATTCCTTACGCCAACTATATATATAAGGACAACTCCCAATGGCGCGATAACATGGTTGAACTCCTCCATCAACTTACCAAGCGCCTCAACCTGAATCACTTAATCCAAACCCATCTCCAAGGTATCGAAGAACTGATTATCGTTCCGCACCTGGTGCTGCATCAAATTCCCTTCGCCGCGCTTCCCCTGTCTGCACCGACTCCCCACCCGCACCCGCAGGCACTCCCAGAGGAGAGCAGAAAACCGGGAGGAACGCCCAAAACCCCCAAACGCAAACAAACCGCGACACGCTACCTGGGCGATGAATTCCGCATTCGCCTGATTCCCTCTTGCCGCATTTTACAGTATTGCCAAGAGCGCCCACCCCTGAAAGAGCCAGCCCTGGGCATTGTCGCCGATGCCACCGAGGATTTACCCTTTACCCCCTTCGAGTGCCAAACCATCGCCCAAGCCCACAAAGTACCCGCCTCTCGCTACCTGCGGGGCAAACAAGCCACGGTTGACCAGTATAAAACCTTGCTGCAAACCGTGGGTCGCCTGCACAGCAGCCACCACGCCGCCTACGACTGGCAAAACCCCCTCAACTCCAAGCTCCTCCTAGCCGACGGCGATCTCACCCTGGGCTTGCTCCTGACTCCCGGCTGGCGGATGCCCGATGTAGAAGAGATTTTCACGTCCTGCTGTGAAGTTAATTTTACCGCAGCCAACCCCTCCGATGACCCCCTGACCCTAGCGGCGGGTTTCCTCTGTGCTGGAGCCAGGGCAGTCATCACGACTCAGTGGGCAGTAGCTGACCTAGGAAGCGCCCTGTTAGCGATTTTATACGACCAAAAGCGAAATTCTGGTGTAAGCCGCTCTGCTGCCCTCCAGCAAGCGCAACAGGAGTTACGCAGTTTGACGGGTCAGGCGTTGGAGGCGCGGTACAAAACACAACTATCAGACTATCTGCAAAAGCGCTACGGACAGGATCGGGAGCGGTTGGGTAAGCTCACCTATGGTTTATCCCGGTTGTATTCCTCGGATACGGATACTCCGTTTGCCGATCCCTATTATTGGGCGGGGTTTGTGGTACAGGGGATGAATTAA
- a CDS encoding DUF6077 domain-containing protein, which yields MKTVFTRMKERQGWAGLIVEVSCLSWVWLIGVWTLLCNAMVLRQATFETLLHFSAIALIFAIAGFFLSFQAVLPDSFPLEKDSSEPPKPQLGKDLALPLGIAVILVIIYGITDNFVLFWSLATLGLGVSYWQLIRKPAHKFVLKLPKIVSWEWLIGLVALAIIATAIIHRTHGDDAFYLNLMVAALDHPDRPLMVQDTMHGVPNVPLLLPVYRVHSVELFAAVISHITGISHLWVRNFWQPLAIAPLVIFASALFFRVITPRHWLSITTVTTLLLVILTTAAGLGNFSLARLQQGKPLFVAILVPLIIVYTLRYLTAPSGWKWIILTFANIAAVGCSSTALYAAPLTVLLTTCGYWTPTAKTTWKSVSVLTTTAYPLAIALLFITQVKASSPNMSDPNFESIINNDFVLQLNHGMGGYIFWVATLATWAVLRDLNMRRFLLGIILVFMLIFMNPFLQEFWAVNLTGVPTFRRLWWVIPRHLLLGILLSFPLLSYPFSKHQKTIKLTFYAFAATALIVLSTALSPNPYSPQIDFNRIQYRFPPQPKLPQQKLDLINRIQAKVPPGSYILAPASPVGEEVAGDELARWMIVPRTPLYPIVVTESYLQITNFFPEAEANQRRILSQYISGVNRPPNAPQVLQHSILQFSIKAVIVPLTNPWEPEINAILSSLGFQVTIIDHYALWML from the coding sequence ATGAAGACCGTTTTTACCCGGATGAAGGAGCGCCAAGGATGGGCAGGATTAATCGTTGAAGTGTCCTGTTTATCTTGGGTTTGGCTGATTGGAGTGTGGACGCTGTTGTGTAATGCGATGGTGTTGCGTCAAGCGACATTTGAGACTTTACTGCATTTTTCGGCGATCGCCCTCATTTTCGCCATTGCCGGTTTTTTCCTCAGTTTTCAAGCCGTTCTTCCTGACTCTTTTCCCTTAGAGAAAGACAGTTCAGAACCCCCCAAACCACAGCTCGGCAAAGATTTGGCTCTTCCTTTGGGTATTGCGGTCATCTTAGTGATCATTTATGGCATAACGGATAATTTTGTCCTCTTTTGGAGTTTAGCCACGTTAGGATTAGGCGTTTCCTACTGGCAACTCATCCGCAAACCTGCTCACAAGTTCGTCTTAAAATTACCTAAGATTGTATCTTGGGAATGGCTGATCGGCTTGGTTGCTCTGGCTATTATTGCTACTGCCATAATTCACCGCACCCATGGAGATGATGCCTTTTATCTCAACCTGATGGTCGCCGCTTTAGACCATCCCGATCGCCCCCTGATGGTGCAAGATACGATGCATGGTGTGCCCAATGTGCCCCTCCTTTTACCCGTTTATCGGGTGCATTCAGTGGAACTTTTCGCGGCAGTCATCAGCCACATTACCGGCATTTCGCATCTTTGGGTGCGGAATTTCTGGCAACCTTTGGCGATCGCTCCCTTGGTCATTTTTGCCTCTGCTCTCTTCTTCCGCGTAATTACCCCCCGTCACTGGTTAAGCATCACCACCGTTACCACCCTCTTACTCGTAATTTTAACCACGGCTGCCGGGTTAGGAAACTTCTCCCTCGCTCGTCTGCAACAGGGAAAACCCCTGTTTGTAGCCATCCTTGTTCCCCTGATTATCGTCTATACCTTGCGGTATCTAACTGCACCCAGTGGTTGGAAATGGATTATTCTCACCTTTGCCAATATTGCCGCCGTTGGCTGTAGCTCCACCGCTCTCTATGCCGCGCCTCTGACGGTATTGCTCACGACTTGCGGATACTGGACTCCCACGGCAAAAACCACCTGGAAATCTGTATCGGTTTTGACTACTACGGCTTATCCCTTGGCGATCGCCCTCCTCTTCATCACCCAAGTCAAAGCCTCCTCCCCCAACATGAGCGATCCCAACTTTGAAAGCATCATTAATAACGACTTCGTGCTACAGCTCAATCATGGCATGGGAGGATACATCTTTTGGGTTGCCACTCTAGCAACTTGGGCAGTTTTAAGAGATCTCAATATGCGCCGATTTCTCCTCGGCATAATTCTCGTCTTTATGCTCATCTTCATGAATCCCTTCCTGCAAGAATTTTGGGCAGTCAACCTCACCGGAGTCCCCACCTTTCGCCGCCTCTGGTGGGTGATTCCCCGCCATCTTCTCCTCGGCATCTTACTCAGTTTCCCCCTGCTTTCCTATCCCTTTTCTAAACATCAAAAAACCATAAAACTCACCTTTTACGCCTTCGCTGCCACCGCCTTAATTGTCCTCTCCACCGCCCTTTCCCCCAACCCCTACTCTCCCCAAATCGACTTTAACCGCATTCAATATCGCTTTCCTCCCCAACCCAAACTCCCCCAACAAAAACTCGATCTCATTAACCGCATCCAGGCTAAAGTTCCCCCCGGAAGCTATATCTTAGCCCCCGCTTCCCCCGTCGGCGAAGAAGTTGCCGGAGACGAATTAGCTCGATGGATGATCGTGCCTCGAACTCCCTTATATCCCATTGTCGTCACCGAAAGCTATCTACAAATCACCAATTTCTTCCCCGAAGCAGAAGCCAATCAGCGCCGTATTCTTTCCCAATACATTAGTGGCGTAAATCGTCCCCCCAACGCTCCCCAAGTTTTACAACATTCCATTCTGCAATTCTCCATCAAAGCCGTAATTGTTCCGCTTACGAATCCCTGGGAACCGGAAATTAACGCCATTCTCTCCTCATTAGGCTTTCAAGTAACCATCATCGATCATTATGCCCTGTGGATGTTATAG
- a CDS encoding potassium/proton antiporter has protein sequence MLSLDYIFIAAGLLLLASVMSSKLSRKFGIPGLLIFLLIGMLAGSEGIGGIAFENYELAKTIGDIALIFILFSGGLDTQWSHIRPVLGQGLILSTVGVGITVLSLGTFAWLVLGSFSSFSLGFDGITWLEGLLLGAIISSTDAAAVFSILKASKLDLKGNLQPLLELESGSNDPMAVLLTTTLVGMLTAQEGSLGSLTLALITQLCVGTLVGYGSGLLMSWMTNRLHLDTKALYPVGSIARVLLTYGVATLLQGNGFLAVYIAGVVLGNREFPYKETIIDFHDGISWLMQITMFLLLGLLVFPSQLPAIAPIAIIIALFLMFVARPLSVFMGLCWTKYNVRQKLYISWVGLRGSVPIILAIVPITMNVEDANTIFNVVFFIVLISVSIQGFTLVPAARWLKL, from the coding sequence ATGCTCTCCCTAGACTATATCTTTATCGCTGCTGGTCTTCTCCTCCTCGCCAGCGTTATGTCCAGCAAACTCTCTCGAAAATTCGGGATTCCGGGACTGCTCATCTTCCTATTGATTGGCATGTTAGCCGGATCGGAAGGCATCGGTGGCATTGCATTTGAAAATTATGAACTCGCCAAAACCATCGGTGATATTGCCTTAATCTTTATCCTATTTTCAGGAGGATTAGACACTCAATGGAGTCATATTCGCCCGGTTCTGGGACAAGGATTAATTCTCTCGACGGTTGGGGTCGGCATAACGGTATTGAGTCTAGGAACCTTTGCCTGGTTAGTCTTGGGGTCTTTTTCTTCCTTCTCCCTCGGATTTGATGGCATTACTTGGCTAGAGGGATTATTATTGGGGGCGATTATTTCCTCAACCGATGCGGCGGCCGTTTTTTCGATTCTGAAAGCCAGCAAATTAGATCTCAAGGGAAATTTACAACCTTTATTAGAATTAGAATCGGGGAGCAACGATCCCATGGCTGTCTTACTCACCACGACTTTAGTGGGAATGCTAACTGCACAAGAGGGGTCTTTAGGAAGCTTAACTCTAGCTTTAATCACCCAGCTTTGTGTGGGGACATTAGTGGGGTATGGATCAGGACTTTTGATGAGTTGGATGACCAATCGTTTGCATTTAGACACTAAAGCGTTGTATCCAGTCGGCAGTATTGCGCGAGTTTTGCTCACTTATGGGGTGGCGACGTTATTACAAGGGAATGGTTTTCTGGCGGTTTATATCGCAGGAGTGGTTTTAGGAAATCGCGAGTTTCCCTACAAAGAAACCATTATCGATTTTCATGATGGGATTTCTTGGTTGATGCAAATTACCATGTTTTTGTTGTTGGGATTATTGGTGTTTCCCTCTCAGCTTCCGGCGATCGCCCCCATAGCCATTATCATTGCCTTATTCCTGATGTTCGTCGCTCGTCCCCTCAGTGTATTTATGGGTCTGTGTTGGACAAAGTATAACGTCCGGCAAAAGCTGTATATTTCCTGGGTTGGCTTGAGAGGATCAGTGCCGATTATTTTAGCCATTGTGCCGATTACCATGAATGTAGAAGATGCGAACACCATTTTTAATGTCGTCTTTTTTATTGTCCTGATTTCCGTCTCCATTCAGGGCTTTACCTTGGTTCCAGCCGCACGATGGCTGAAGTTATAG
- a CDS encoding NifU family protein: protein MSSTLTPPLELTPDNVEAVLDDLRPYLMADGGNVALEEIDGPIVKLRLQGACGSCPSSAMTLKMGIERRLREFIPEIAEVEQVL, encoded by the coding sequence ATGTCTAGCACGTTAACCCCTCCCCTGGAACTAACCCCCGACAATGTGGAAGCCGTTTTAGATGACCTCCGTCCTTACCTGATGGCTGATGGTGGCAATGTGGCACTCGAAGAAATTGATGGCCCCATTGTGAAACTGCGTTTACAAGGGGCTTGTGGCTCTTGTCCGAGTTCTGCCATGACCCTGAAAATGGGAATTGAGCGCCGTTTGCGCGAATTTATTCCGGAAATTGCTGAAGTTGAACAGGTTCTGTAA
- a CDS encoding DUF3386 domain-containing protein, with amino-acid sequence MTQTTNARDLFQSAYENRYTWDDQFPGISAEIDIEQGNEIYSGSIQINCDLTVEISGIENEAVKKSVETQLKDVVTHRKRRTFEETHGKNSFTLGETDDTGAVEIKVSGAAMGSEYKVRDRVICFVQRVVGQMTFYIDTHETLDTGEGYLPTRYEAVFRNTESGEVMQHVQFEDRYQSIGDYFMLTHQTLNTERPEEKVTTQFTYSNIKLLEPSLV; translated from the coding sequence ATGACTCAAACCACCAACGCGCGTGACCTTTTCCAAAGCGCTTACGAAAATCGTTATACCTGGGATGACCAGTTTCCCGGCATCAGTGCTGAGATTGATATTGAACAAGGCAATGAAATCTACAGTGGCTCCATTCAGATTAACTGCGATCTAACCGTGGAAATTTCGGGGATTGAGAATGAGGCGGTGAAAAAATCTGTGGAAACTCAACTCAAGGATGTGGTGACGCACCGTAAACGGAGAACCTTTGAGGAAACCCATGGGAAAAATAGCTTTACTTTAGGAGAAACCGATGATACCGGAGCTGTAGAAATTAAGGTTTCCGGTGCAGCCATGGGTTCAGAGTATAAAGTACGCGATCGCGTGATTTGTTTTGTGCAACGGGTAGTTGGTCAAATGACGTTTTATATCGATACCCATGAAACCTTGGATACGGGAGAAGGCTATCTCCCCACTCGCTATGAAGCCGTGTTCCGCAATACAGAGAGCGGTGAAGTCATGCAGCATGTGCAGTTTGAAGACCGCTATCAGTCAATTGGGGATTATTTTATGCTCACCCATCAAACCCTAAATACGGAACGCCCAGAAGAAAAGGTGACCACCCAGTTTACTTACTCCAACATTAAGCTGTTAGAGCCGAGTTTGGTTTAG
- a CDS encoding amylo-alpha-1,6-glucosidase: MVIEVGREICGNRATAQSREWLVTNGIGGYASGTIASGLSRRYHGLLVAALNPPVQRTLLLAQLDETVTYGKTSYPLFTNRWVGGKIDPEGDRQIESFRLEGTTPVWTFACGDALLEKRIWMQQGQNTTYIRYTLVRSSNAVNLAIKAIANYRPYNLLQEDPEFTINCQRIDCGVKLETPGSSIPWYIFSSGGEFTLEETWIKGYDLPLERYRGDGDRDNHFHACTLNITLNLGDSLTVVASTQSQVNLDGKEALQQQKQYEKQLLHRWQATPYLHTEKAPDWIRQLILAADQFIVSRPLSHNPQGQTVIAGYPWFTDWGRDTMISLPGLTLSTGRTEVAKRLLATFAQYVDRGMLPNVFPDGGEDPAYNTVDATLWYFEAIRQYYQATRDRRFLAELFPILADIIDWHCRGTRYKIHRDPEDGLLYAGEALTQLTWMDAKYGDWVVTPRQGKPVEVNALWYNALHSMIGFARKLGTEDREYEQLAEQAKEGFKRFWNCEIGYCYDVIDTPKGNDPSLRPNQIFAVSLPHSPLTPEQQQKVVDTCGRSLLTSYGLRSLSADDPQYIGHYGGNLAHRDGAYHQGTVWGWLLGPFAIAHLKVYNQPDRALSFLTPMAHHLQTHGIGSISEIFDGDPPFTPRGCIAQAWSVSETLRAWHVIDQQRKV, from the coding sequence ATGGTGATTGAGGTAGGACGGGAAATCTGTGGAAACCGAGCAACAGCACAATCCCGCGAATGGTTAGTCACCAATGGTATCGGGGGCTATGCATCGGGGACGATCGCCTCTGGCCTCAGTCGCCGCTATCATGGGTTATTAGTCGCCGCTCTCAACCCTCCGGTACAGCGTACCCTGCTGTTAGCCCAACTGGATGAAACCGTTACCTATGGCAAAACCTCCTATCCCCTGTTTACCAATCGATGGGTAGGGGGGAAAATCGACCCAGAAGGCGATCGCCAAATCGAGAGTTTCCGTTTAGAGGGCACAACCCCGGTCTGGACATTTGCCTGCGGGGATGCCCTGCTAGAAAAACGGATCTGGATGCAGCAAGGGCAAAACACCACCTACATTCGCTACACTCTGGTACGCAGTAGTAATGCGGTGAATCTAGCGATTAAGGCGATCGCGAATTACCGCCCCTACAATTTGCTGCAAGAAGATCCAGAGTTCACCATCAACTGTCAACGGATTGATTGTGGCGTAAAATTGGAAACGCCAGGATCGTCCATCCCCTGGTATATTTTCAGCTCTGGGGGCGAATTCACCTTAGAGGAGACCTGGATAAAAGGCTACGATCTGCCCCTAGAACGCTACCGGGGAGACGGCGATCGCGACAATCATTTTCACGCCTGCACCCTCAACATAACTCTGAATCTTGGAGACTCCCTAACTGTAGTTGCCAGTACCCAGAGTCAGGTGAATCTGGACGGGAAAGAAGCCCTACAGCAACAAAAACAGTACGAAAAACAGTTACTCCACCGTTGGCAAGCCACCCCCTATTTGCACACTGAAAAAGCTCCCGATTGGATTCGACAGTTAATCCTGGCTGCCGATCAGTTTATAGTGAGTCGCCCCCTCTCCCATAACCCCCAAGGACAAACCGTGATTGCGGGATATCCCTGGTTTACCGACTGGGGACGGGATACCATGATTAGCCTACCCGGTTTAACCCTCTCCACGGGACGCACGGAAGTAGCGAAGCGGTTACTCGCCACCTTTGCCCAATATGTGGATCGGGGCATGTTGCCCAATGTCTTCCCCGATGGGGGAGAAGACCCCGCTTATAATACGGTGGATGCTACATTATGGTATTTTGAAGCCATTCGCCAGTATTATCAGGCAACCCGCGATCGCCGCTTTTTAGCCGAACTGTTCCCCATTTTAGCCGACATCATCGACTGGCATTGTCGGGGAACTCGGTATAAAATCCACCGAGACCCGGAAGATGGCCTCTTGTATGCTGGAGAAGCCCTAACCCAACTGACCTGGATGGATGCTAAATATGGGGATTGGGTGGTCACTCCCCGGCAAGGGAAACCCGTGGAAGTGAATGCTCTGTGGTACAATGCGCTGCATAGTATGATAGGGTTTGCTCGTAAATTAGGCACAGAAGATCGGGAGTATGAACAGCTTGCAGAACAGGCAAAAGAAGGATTTAAGCGCTTTTGGAATTGTGAAATCGGATACTGTTATGATGTAATTGATACTCCAAAAGGAAACGATCCGAGCCTGCGACCCAATCAGATTTTTGCCGTCTCCTTACCCCACAGTCCCCTGACTCCAGAACAGCAACAGAAGGTGGTTGATACCTGTGGGCGATCGCTCCTGACTTCCTATGGGTTGCGATCGCTCAGTGCCGACGATCCCCAATATATCGGCCACTATGGAGGCAACCTAGCCCATCGAGACGGAGCCTATCATCAAGGTACAGTATGGGGATGGCTGTTGGGGCCGTTTGCGATCGCTCATCTGAAAGTCTACAACCAACCCGATCGAGCCTTAAGCTTCCTCACCCCCATGGCTCACCATTTACAGACTCACGGCATCGGAAGTATTAGCGAAATCTTTGATGGCGATCCTCCCTTTACCCCCAGAGGCTGCATTGCCCAAGCGTGGAGTGTGTCCGAAACCCTACGCGCTTGGCACGTCATTGACCAACAGCGAAAAGTATAA
- a CDS encoding pentapeptide repeat-containing protein: MDANELLQRYIHGERDFRGSDLTYANLIGVELAKSNFSGANLKEASLARAYLERCFLQEANLNGAFLYGTNLSYVKLQGSVLIEADLTKADLRGAHLGKVDLTGAKLSGAVLTWVNLFRAKMPQVNLCGSNLNGINLRRANLEGANLNWTNLSGARLSGANLQGAGLNGVKLSGAFLNGLKLPGVNFSGLELDAVKLNGAKMAGSNLVGADLSQAQMRFTQFDQANLKQADMHETILKGGKFIQANLMKTNLCEADMRKADLTEANLNLADLRGADLTEADLRGSYLWGANLDGACLRGADLRGASLRDAALVGCDLQGANLEGAMMPDGKIHA, encoded by the coding sequence ATGGATGCTAATGAACTTTTACAAAGATATATCCATGGAGAACGGGATTTTCGTGGATCGGATTTAACCTATGCCAACTTGATTGGTGTGGAGTTAGCCAAATCTAACTTCTCAGGAGCAAACTTAAAAGAAGCATCTCTGGCAAGAGCCTATTTAGAGCGGTGTTTTCTCCAAGAAGCCAACCTGAATGGGGCATTTTTGTATGGGACAAATTTGAGCTATGTGAAATTGCAAGGGTCAGTGTTGATCGAAGCAGACTTGACAAAGGCAGATTTGCGGGGCGCTCATTTGGGGAAAGTGGATTTAACCGGAGCCAAATTGAGTGGCGCTGTTTTGACCTGGGTGAATCTGTTTCGGGCGAAAATGCCACAGGTGAATCTGTGTGGTTCAAACCTGAATGGGATTAATTTGCGAAGAGCAAATTTGGAGGGGGCAAATCTGAATTGGACGAATTTATCGGGAGCGCGGTTAAGCGGAGCAAATCTGCAAGGAGCAGGTTTAAATGGAGTGAAACTGAGCGGTGCGTTCCTGAATGGTTTGAAACTGCCTGGTGTGAATTTCAGTGGATTGGAATTGGATGCGGTGAAATTAAATGGGGCAAAAATGGCAGGCTCTAATTTAGTCGGAGCCGATCTCAGTCAAGCTCAGATGCGTTTTACCCAGTTCGATCAAGCGAATTTGAAACAAGCAGATATGCATGAGACGATCCTCAAAGGGGGTAAGTTTATTCAAGCGAATTTGATGAAAACAAATTTGTGTGAAGCGGATATGCGTAAAGCCGATTTAACAGAAGCGAATCTGAATTTAGCCGATCTGCGCGGAGCGGATCTGACGGAAGCCGATTTGCGGGGATCGTATCTGTGGGGGGCAAATTTGGATGGTGCGTGTTTGCGAGGGGCTGATCTGCGCGGTGCAAGTCTGCGGGATGCGGCTTTGGTTGGATGTGATTTGCAAGGGGCGAATTTAGAAGGAGCGATGATGCCGGATGGGAAAATCCATGCCTAG